The following are encoded together in the Salmonella enterica subsp. enterica serovar Choleraesuis genome:
- a CDS encoding tail fiber protein, with amino-acid sequence MEKYYFSPSKSLLLPESLIDNYRSVGMWPDDAIPVSDDIYIEYGGTPAPAGKIMVTGEDGMPAWGDQPPPTPEEARTLAAAVKSSLLARATAAIAPLQDAADLDMATDDEQAQILAWKKYRVLLNRVDTSTAPDIEWPAAPGTKSDELAGS; translated from the coding sequence ATGGAAAAGTATTATTTTAGTCCATCTAAATCGTTATTACTGCCTGAGTCTCTCATTGATAATTATCGTTCGGTGGGCATGTGGCCAGATGATGCAATTCCGGTGAGTGATGATATTTATATTGAGTACGGTGGAACGCCGGCACCGGCAGGAAAAATTATGGTGACGGGTGAGGACGGGATGCCCGCATGGGGAGATCAGCCACCGCCAACACCTGAAGAGGCTCGGACGCTGGCTGCCGCTGTTAAATCCTCGCTGCTGGCGCGCGCTACTGCTGCAATCGCCCCGCTGCAGGATGCCGCTGATCTGGATATGGCGACCGACGACGAGCAGGCGCAGATACTGGCCTGGAAAAAATACCGGGTGCTTCTGAACCGGGTCGATACATCCACAGCGCCGGATATTGAGTGGCCGGCAGCGCCAGGAACTAAATCTGACGAACTGGCAGGCAGTTAA
- the cadB gene encoding arginine:agmatine antiporter — MASSKQIGLIACTGIVAGNMMGSGIALLPANLARIGSIALFGWIIALVGALSLAYVYARLATRDPQIGGPVAYASRLGPSYGFQTAVLYYHANWIGNLADCLAGVAYLSFFFPALNNPVPAGITSIALIWIMAIVNLMGGNWVSRLTTAGLVMVLIPVFGTAILGWHWFDPAIYHANWNSSGGTDGHAVMKSILICLWAFVGVESAAVSSGLVKNPKRTVPLATLLGTALAGGVYILATQVMSGMFPASVMASTGAPFATSASLIVGSWAAPVVSAFTAFACIAALGSWMMMVGQAGLRAAQDGNFPKIYGETDSHGVPRKGIILSSIKMTLLMGLMTIISANGEKTSDIFGNLIGIAVLLTMLPYFYSCVALISMEGAKPKNVLSMIASVIGCLFCFVALSGADSVKLIATFIISLSILMFYARKQETHEKEFALRHPRKPDDEA; from the coding sequence ATGGCTTCTTCAAAGCAGATCGGGCTTATTGCCTGCACGGGGATTGTGGCCGGGAACATGATGGGTAGCGGCATCGCACTGTTACCGGCAAACCTGGCCCGAATTGGCTCCATCGCACTCTTCGGCTGGATAATCGCACTGGTTGGCGCTTTATCTCTCGCCTACGTATACGCGCGCCTGGCGACGCGCGATCCACAGATCGGCGGCCCCGTTGCTTATGCCAGCCGGCTGGGCCCCAGCTACGGCTTTCAAACCGCAGTGCTTTACTATCACGCAAACTGGATAGGCAACCTGGCTGATTGCCTGGCCGGTGTCGCTTACCTGTCGTTCTTTTTTCCGGCGCTGAACAATCCGGTTCCAGCGGGGATTACCAGCATTGCGCTTATCTGGATCATGGCAATAGTTAACCTGATGGGCGGGAACTGGGTTAGCCGGTTAACCACCGCGGGTTTGGTCATGGTATTGATTCCGGTATTTGGTACCGCAATCCTCGGCTGGCACTGGTTTGACCCTGCCATTTACCATGCTAACTGGAACTCATCCGGTGGCACCGATGGCCATGCAGTGATGAAAAGTATCCTTATTTGCCTGTGGGCCTTTGTGGGCGTGGAGTCAGCCGCTGTGAGTTCCGGCTTAGTGAAAAATCCAAAACGCACCGTCCCACTGGCAACGCTGCTGGGTACTGCGCTGGCCGGCGGTGTTTATATTCTGGCAACCCAGGTGATGAGTGGTATGTTCCCGGCGAGCGTAATGGCATCAACCGGTGCGCCGTTTGCAACCAGTGCTTCGTTGATAGTCGGCAGTTGGGCGGCTCCCGTCGTTTCTGCTTTTACCGCCTTTGCCTGTATCGCGGCTCTGGGCTCCTGGATGATGATGGTCGGCCAGGCCGGTTTGCGTGCGGCTCAGGATGGTAACTTCCCGAAAATATATGGCGAAACAGACAGCCACGGGGTGCCTCGTAAAGGTATCATCCTGTCATCTATCAAGATGACGCTGTTGATGGGGCTGATGACCATTATCTCGGCGAATGGTGAGAAGACTTCCGATATCTTCGGTAACCTGATAGGGATTGCCGTTCTGCTGACAATGCTGCCTTATTTCTACTCTTGCGTGGCCTTAATCAGTATGGAAGGTGCTAAGCCTAAAAACGTTCTGAGCATGATTGCCTCAGTTATCGGCTGTTTATTCTGCTTCGTTGCGTTATCTGGCGCTGACTCGGTAAAACTTATCGCTACTTTCATCATCAGCCTGAGCATTCTTATGTTCTATGCGCGTAAGCAGGAAACTCATGAGAAAGAGTTTGCGCTGCGCCATCCGCGCAAACCAGATGATGAAGCTTAA
- a CDS encoding universal stress protein E has product MANYQNMLVAIDPNQDDQPALRRAVYLHQRIGGKIKAFLPIYDFSYEMTTLLSPDERNAMRKGVISQRTAWIREQAQYYLEAGVPIEIKVVWHNRPFEAIIQEIIAEKHDLLLKMAHQHDRLESVIFTPTDWHLLRKCPCPVWMVKDQPWPEQGKALVAVNLASEEPYHDLLNEKLVHDTIALAAKVDHTDVHLVGAYPVTPINIAIELPDFDPSVYNDAIRGQHLVAMKALRQKFGIDEQHTHVEKGLPEEVIPGIADHLQAGIVVLGTVGRTGLSAAFLGNTVEQVIDHLRCDLLAIKPSDYQTPIELDDDEDD; this is encoded by the coding sequence ATGGCTAACTACCAAAATATGCTGGTCGCTATTGACCCGAATCAGGACGATCAGCCAGCATTACGACGCGCGGTATATTTGCACCAACGGATTGGTGGCAAGATAAAAGCCTTTTTACCTATCTATGACTTTTCCTATGAAATGACAACGCTGTTGTCCCCTGACGAGCGCAATGCTATGCGCAAAGGGGTAATAAGTCAGCGTACTGCCTGGATCCGTGAACAGGCCCAGTATTACCTTGAGGCGGGTGTTCCCATTGAGATTAAAGTGGTGTGGCACAACCGTCCTTTTGAGGCCATCATTCAGGAGATTATTGCTGAGAAGCATGACTTACTGCTGAAAATGGCACATCAGCACGATCGGCTAGAGTCCGTCATTTTCACGCCAACCGACTGGCACCTGCTGCGTAAATGCCCGTGCCCGGTCTGGATGGTCAAAGACCAGCCGTGGCCAGAACAGGGTAAAGCGCTGGTAGCCGTAAACCTGGCCAGCGAAGAACCCTATCATGACCTGCTCAACGAAAAGCTGGTTCACGATACCATCGCTTTAGCCGCAAAAGTCGATCACACCGATGTACATCTGGTAGGAGCCTATCCGGTTACACCAATTAATATTGCCATCGAGTTGCCTGATTTTGATCCTAGCGTTTACAACGACGCGATTCGCGGTCAGCACCTGGTTGCCATGAAAGCTTTGCGCCAGAAGTTCGGTATCGATGAGCAGCATACCCACGTAGAAAAAGGGCTGCCGGAAGAAGTTATTCCAGGCATTGCCGATCATTTGCAGGCCGGTATTGTGGTGTTAGGAACCGTCGGACGTACCGGGCTCTCAGCAGCGTTTCTCGGTAATACTGTTGAACAGGTCATCGACCATCTGCGCTGCGATCTGCTGGCTATCAAGCCCTCCGATTATCAGACACCAATAGAACTTGATGACGACGAAGACGATTAA
- the fnr gene encoding fumarate and nitrate reduction regulatory protein, which yields MIPEKRIIRRIQSGGCAIHCQDCSISQLCIPFTLNEHELDQLDNIIERKKPIQKGQTLFKAGDELKSLYAIRSGTIKSYTITEQGDEQITGFHLAGDLVGFDAIGTGHHPSFAQALETSMVCEIPFETLDDLSGKMPNLRQQMMRLMSGEIKGDQDMILLLSKKNAEERLAAFIYNLSRRFAQRGFSPREFRLTMTRGDIGNYLGLTVETISRLLGRFQKSGMLAVKGKYITIEDSDSLAQLAGQSRNVA from the coding sequence ATGATCCCAGAAAAGCGAATTATCCGACGCATTCAGTCTGGCGGTTGTGCTATCCATTGCCAGGATTGCAGCATCAGCCAGCTCTGTATTCCTTTTACGCTTAATGAGCATGAACTCGATCAGCTCGACAATATCATTGAACGCAAGAAGCCTATCCAGAAGGGTCAGACGCTGTTCAAAGCCGGCGACGAATTAAAATCACTGTACGCGATTCGCTCAGGAACCATTAAAAGTTACACCATTACCGAACAAGGTGATGAGCAGATAACCGGTTTCCATCTGGCAGGCGATCTGGTGGGCTTTGATGCTATCGGTACCGGGCATCATCCAAGCTTTGCCCAGGCGCTTGAAACCTCTATGGTTTGTGAAATTCCATTTGAGACGCTTGATGATCTTTCCGGCAAAATGCCTAATCTGCGCCAGCAGATGATGCGTCTTATGAGCGGTGAAATTAAGGGTGACCAGGATATGATCCTGTTGTTATCTAAGAAAAATGCCGAAGAGCGGCTGGCTGCCTTTATTTATAACCTCTCTCGCCGCTTTGCTCAGCGCGGATTTTCCCCACGTGAGTTTCGTCTGACCATGACGCGTGGTGATATCGGTAACTATCTAGGCCTGACCGTAGAGACTATCAGCCGCCTGCTGGGCCGTTTCCAGAAAAGCGGTATGCTGGCAGTAAAAGGTAAATATATCACTATCGAAGACAGCGACTCCCTGGCTCAGCTTGCTGGCCAGTCCCGTAACGTTGCCTGA
- a CDS encoding methylated-DNA--protein-cysteine methyltransferase, with product MLTLLEDKITTPLGELWIICDEEFQLRAVEWEIYTPQMNKYLDHHYLTSGYRRLSHSNPGYLSSKILDYFSGNLAIIESLPVASAGTPFQKQVWAMLRTIPCGQAVNYGQIAAAIGKPGASRAVGAANGANPVSIVVPCHRVIGSNGTLTGYSGGLERKEWLLRHEGYLLL from the coding sequence GTGCTGACGCTGCTTGAGGATAAAATAACCACTCCGCTAGGAGAACTGTGGATTATCTGCGATGAAGAGTTTCAACTTCGCGCCGTTGAGTGGGAAATATATACCCCACAAATGAATAAATATCTCGACCATCATTATTTAACCTCAGGTTATCGGCGCCTCTCTCACAGTAACCCCGGTTATCTCAGTTCTAAAATCCTCGACTATTTCTCAGGTAATCTTGCGATCATTGAATCACTACCGGTAGCCAGCGCCGGTACGCCATTTCAGAAACAGGTTTGGGCAATGTTGCGCACCATTCCTTGTGGTCAGGCCGTGAATTATGGGCAAATTGCGGCGGCCATAGGCAAACCTGGTGCATCACGCGCTGTCGGTGCAGCAAATGGAGCCAATCCTGTCAGCATTGTTGTGCCCTGCCATCGGGTAATAGGTAGCAACGGAACGCTAACTGGTTATAGCGGAGGGCTCGAACGTAAAGAGTGGTTGCTCAGGCATGAAGGGTATTTGTTACTGTAA
- the ydaL gene encoding DNA endonuclease SmrA — MNPDEKSLFLDAMADVQPLKSCHSLWLKKSNTRSRSPEDLQQLDNFLTTGYLDILPVSTPLEYRREGVQPGITDKLRRGKYPQQASLNLIRKPVEQCRQQLFTFIQEAGLQGLRNLLIVHGHPRSDDAHANIVRSYLSRWLPEFDNVQAFYMAQPQHGGGAACYVALQKSHAAREENWERHAKRSR; from the coding sequence GTGAACCCTGATGAAAAATCTCTATTTCTTGACGCCATGGCCGACGTTCAACCGCTCAAAAGTTGCCACAGCCTGTGGCTGAAAAAATCTAATACCCGTTCCCGCTCCCCGGAAGATTTGCAGCAACTGGATAATTTCCTGACCACAGGATATCTCGATATTTTACCTGTCTCTACACCTCTGGAATATCGGCGCGAGGGAGTACAGCCGGGTATCACTGATAAGCTGCGGCGGGGGAAATATCCGCAACAGGCCAGCCTGAATCTGATTCGAAAGCCGGTGGAACAGTGTCGACAACAGCTGTTTACCTTCATTCAGGAAGCCGGCCTTCAGGGATTACGTAATTTACTGATAGTGCACGGGCATCCTCGTAGTGATGATGCTCATGCCAATATTGTACGCAGCTATTTGTCTCGCTGGCTGCCGGAGTTCGACAATGTACAGGCCTTTTATATGGCTCAGCCTCAGCATGGAGGTGGTGCGGCCTGTTATGTTGCACTGCAAAAAAGCCACGCTGCACGCGAGGAGAACTGGGAGCGACACGCCAAGCGTAGCCGCTAA
- the pptA gene encoding tautomerase PptA, with the protein MPHIDVKFFKRELSEQERTAFADELCAVVKKHLGSKDSALSVALTGVEPSAWKEDVYDVEILPAMDSLAKKPGYSM; encoded by the coding sequence GTGCCACACATCGACGTGAAATTTTTTAAACGTGAATTATCTGAGCAGGAAAGAACTGCATTTGCTGATGAACTGTGTGCAGTGGTAAAAAAGCATCTCGGCTCAAAAGATAGTGCGCTTTCAGTGGCGCTCACCGGGGTTGAGCCATCAGCCTGGAAAGAAGACGTTTATGATGTGGAGATTCTTCCGGCCATGGATTCACTGGCGAAGAAGCCAGGCTACTCCATGTAA
- a CDS encoding sugar-phosphatase, translating to MTIRLIAVDMDGTFLNDKKSYDVPRFNQQFQQLKELGIKFVVASGNQYYQLVSFFPELRPQLSFVAENGALVFDGMEQLWHAELAAADYQHILDVLDNFPDLTYVACGLKSAYTQRGASRQFMDLMAKHYHRLEVRDSLRDIDDVMFKFSLNLPDNEIPELIKRLHQELNGSVRPVTSGFGFVDLILPGAHKASGLQRLLDRWGIAAEDCVALGDSANDIEMLKLVGYSFAMENAAPEVVASARYRAPSNNASGVLDVIDWVLKGQEPFDQQR from the coding sequence ATGACTATCAGGCTGATTGCCGTCGACATGGACGGTACTTTTCTTAACGATAAAAAATCTTACGATGTACCCCGTTTTAATCAGCAATTTCAGCAGCTCAAAGAGCTTGGTATAAAGTTTGTCGTTGCCAGTGGTAATCAGTATTACCAGCTGGTCTCCTTCTTTCCAGAGTTACGGCCACAACTGTCTTTTGTTGCTGAAAACGGTGCTCTGGTTTTTGACGGTATGGAACAACTTTGGCATGCCGAACTAGCGGCTGCGGATTATCAGCATATTCTTGATGTTCTGGATAATTTCCCTGATCTGACTTACGTAGCCTGTGGTCTGAAAAGTGCCTATACCCAGCGCGGCGCATCCCGGCAGTTTATGGATCTGATGGCTAAACATTACCACCGTCTGGAAGTGCGCGACAGCCTGCGTGATATCGACGATGTTATGTTTAAATTTTCACTCAATCTTCCGGATAACGAGATCCCTGAGCTGATTAAGCGTCTGCATCAGGAATTAAACGGGTCGGTACGTCCGGTTACCAGTGGTTTTGGTTTCGTAGATCTGATTCTGCCCGGCGCTCATAAGGCCAGCGGCTTACAGCGTTTGCTCGATCGCTGGGGTATTGCGGCTGAGGATTGCGTAGCGCTGGGCGATAGCGCCAATGATATTGAGATGCTCAAGCTGGTTGGTTACTCCTTTGCCATGGAAAACGCGGCGCCGGAAGTGGTGGCAAGCGCCCGGTATCGGGCGCCGTCCAATAATGCCAGTGGCGTATTAGATGTTATTGACTGGGTTCTGAAAGGGCAGGAGCCATTCGACCAGCAGCGTTAA
- a CDS encoding pheromone autoinducer 2 transporter: MSQPIITRSGIKLFIMLASLVIILAGIKIAADIIVPFILALFLAVILNPLVTLLIRLRMPRIIAVSLIITIIVLLMLLLLAYLGNVLNELTRTLPQYRGALSVPLTRLEPWLQRAGIDVAVNDLLRYIDPGAVMSLVTRLLSQLSNAMTSVFLLLLTVVFMLLEVPQLPGKLRPLMNRPGESMAAIGRAVSSVSHYLVLKTVVSLATGIIIWAWLSWLDIRFAFVWGLAAFALNYIPNIGSVLAAIPPLAQVMLFGTAQDTLWVLIGYLTINMVVGNMIEPRLMGRGLGLSTLIVFLSLIFWGWLLGPVGMLLSVPLTIAVKITLEQSSSGARVAQLLGDNNAV; encoded by the coding sequence ATGAGCCAGCCAATAATTACCCGCAGCGGAATCAAACTGTTTATCATGCTGGCCTCACTGGTCATTATTCTTGCCGGAATAAAAATCGCGGCAGACATTATTGTACCGTTTATTTTGGCATTATTTTTAGCCGTTATTTTAAACCCATTAGTCACACTTTTAATCCGCCTGCGGATGCCCAGAATTATCGCAGTATCATTAATCATCACCATCATTGTCTTACTTATGCTGCTGCTACTGGCGTACCTGGGCAACGTATTAAACGAGTTAACCCGCACCTTACCTCAATACCGAGGTGCGCTTTCTGTGCCCCTCACCCGTCTGGAGCCATGGCTACAGCGGGCCGGCATCGACGTCGCAGTCAACGATTTACTGCGATACATCGACCCTGGCGCCGTCATGAGTTTAGTTACACGGCTGCTGTCTCAACTTTCTAACGCCATGACATCTGTTTTTTTACTGTTGCTGACGGTGGTATTCATGCTGCTGGAAGTGCCACAGTTACCCGGTAAGTTACGCCCGTTAATGAATCGTCCAGGTGAAAGCATGGCCGCTATCGGGCGTGCAGTGAGCAGCGTCAGCCACTATTTAGTCCTTAAAACTGTGGTCAGCCTGGCCACCGGTATAATTATCTGGGCCTGGCTCTCATGGCTTGATATCCGCTTTGCCTTTGTCTGGGGGCTGGCAGCATTTGCGCTTAATTACATTCCAAATATCGGCTCAGTACTGGCGGCTATTCCACCACTTGCTCAGGTAATGCTATTTGGCACCGCGCAGGATACGCTTTGGGTTCTTATCGGATATTTAACCATCAATATGGTGGTGGGAAATATGATTGAGCCGCGCCTGATGGGACGCGGACTGGGACTATCTACATTAATAGTGTTCTTATCATTAATATTCTGGGGCTGGCTACTGGGACCAGTAGGTATGCTGCTATCAGTACCGCTCACCATCGCGGTAAAAATAACGCTTGAGCAATCCAGCAGCGGTGCTCGCGTAGCACAGCTGCTGGGAGACAATAACGCTGTTTAA
- the mdtJ gene encoding spermidine export protein MdtJ, with translation MRYWILLACAIMAEITGTLSMKWAGADKASYFFMLAMISLSYILLSFSVKRIALGVAYALWEGIGIIFITGFSVMLFGESLSPMKVMGLLALIGGIVLIKSGTSPKQSKGEVQHGSV, from the coding sequence ATGCGTTACTGGATTTTACTGGCTTGCGCCATTATGGCGGAAATAACCGGCACTCTGTCAATGAAATGGGCAGGGGCGGACAAAGCGAGCTATTTTTTCATGCTGGCGATGATTTCGCTTTCTTATATTTTACTATCGTTTTCCGTTAAACGTATTGCCCTGGGCGTAGCTTATGCGCTCTGGGAAGGGATAGGCATTATCTTCATTACCGGCTTTAGCGTAATGCTCTTTGGTGAGAGCCTGTCGCCGATGAAAGTCATGGGGCTGCTGGCGTTAATTGGCGGTATTGTGCTGATTAAATCGGGCACCAGTCCGAAGCAGAGTAAAGGCGAGGTGCAACATGGCTCAGTTTGA
- the mdtI gene encoding spermidine export protein MdtI has translation MAQFEWYHAAWLIGATLLEIVANIFLKLSDGFKRPFYGIMSLLCVLAAFSALAQAVKGIELSVAYALWGGFGIMATVAAGWVLFGQRLNLRGWLGLGLLLTGMVFIKLA, from the coding sequence ATGGCTCAGTTTGAGTGGTACCACGCTGCGTGGCTCATTGGTGCAACTTTGTTGGAGATTGTTGCCAATATATTCTTAAAACTCTCCGATGGTTTTAAGCGCCCATTTTACGGCATTATGTCGTTGCTATGCGTGCTGGCTGCATTTAGCGCCCTTGCTCAGGCCGTGAAAGGCATCGAGTTGTCAGTTGCTTACGCATTATGGGGTGGGTTCGGCATTATGGCGACCGTAGCTGCTGGCTGGGTGTTATTTGGTCAGCGCCTTAATCTGCGCGGCTGGCTGGGGCTGGGCTTACTGCTAACCGGGATGGTATTTATTAAGCTGGCCTGA
- a CDS encoding serine protease → MRKTAVLLLVSLSWLPLCSHADDDVDDTGLSAHDITTLFFGKDDRQQVTDPEASPFSAIGQLETASGNLCSATLIAPNLALTAGHCLLTPPRGKPDKAVALRFISHNGIWRYEIHNIEGRADPALTGRLKPDGDGWIVPPNAAALDFGLIVLRYPPSGITPLPLFDGDRSALTAALKQRDRKVTQAGYPEDHLDSLYTHEDCVITGWAQKSVLSHQCDTLPGDSGSPLMLKTDDGWRLIAVQSSAPAAKDRYRADNRAISVTGFRDQLEALAAQ, encoded by the coding sequence ATGCGCAAAACAGCTGTTCTGTTACTGGTTTCACTATCATGGTTGCCTTTGTGTTCGCATGCCGATGATGACGTCGACGATACCGGCCTGAGTGCCCATGACATTACTACACTGTTTTTCGGTAAGGATGACCGCCAGCAAGTCACCGATCCCGAAGCATCCCCTTTTTCCGCAATTGGTCAGTTAGAAACGGCAAGCGGCAACCTGTGCAGTGCCACTCTTATTGCCCCAAATCTTGCGCTGACTGCCGGACATTGCCTGTTGACGCCCCCCCGCGGCAAGCCGGATAAAGCCGTTGCTCTGCGTTTCATTTCTCATAATGGTATCTGGCGCTATGAGATTCATAATATTGAAGGCCGTGCCGATCCGGCGCTTACCGGTCGTCTAAAACCGGATGGTGATGGCTGGATAGTGCCACCTAACGCCGCCGCGCTGGATTTTGGCCTAATAGTATTGCGCTATCCCCCTTCCGGAATTACACCGCTACCACTATTTGACGGCGACCGCAGCGCCCTGACCGCAGCCCTTAAGCAGCGAGATCGCAAGGTTACTCAGGCCGGATATCCCGAAGATCATCTGGATAGTCTTTATACTCATGAAGATTGCGTCATTACCGGCTGGGCGCAAAAAAGTGTGTTATCGCACCAGTGCGATACGCTGCCAGGCGACAGCGGTTCACCGCTAATGTTAAAGACTGACGATGGATGGCGTCTGATTGCGGTGCAAAGTTCTGCCCCCGCCGCAAAAGACCGATATCGCGCAGATAACCGGGCGATTTCGGTCACTGGTTTCCGTGACCAGCTGGAAGCCCTGGCTGCCCAATAA
- a CDS encoding MFS transporter, protein MIINILDRMPYFLQAVTISRLLQEFTLSRTTAVTHAGTDTPPRVEPKPIDKSVFITRPSNAFTRVTLALFSAGLATFALLYCVQPILPVLSHEFNVSPATSSISLSISTGFMAVGLLFTGPISDAVGRKPVMVTALLLAAICTLLSTLTTSWHAILIMRALTGLALSGVAAVGMTYLSEEMHHGVVAFAMGLYISGNSIGGMSGRLLAGVITDYFSWRVALGAIGCFSLASALMFWKILPPSRHFRPISLRPHTLLINFRLHWRDKGLPWLFAEGFLLMGAFVTLFNYIGYRLVQSPWQLSQAVVGLLSLAYLTGTWSSPKAGALSVRFGRGPIMLMFILVMLSGLIITLSSSLWMIFLGMLLFTAGFFAAHSVASSWIGPRARRAKGQASSLYLFSYYLGSSVAGTLGGVFWHNYGWPGVSAFIASLLVIALIIALHLRRQVS, encoded by the coding sequence ATGATTATTAATATATTAGACAGAATGCCGTATTTTCTCCAGGCTGTAACTATTAGCCGTTTGTTACAGGAATTTACCTTGAGTCGTACAACCGCCGTTACCCATGCTGGAACCGATACACCCCCACGGGTAGAACCAAAACCTATTGATAAATCTGTCTTTATTACGCGCCCTTCAAATGCGTTTACTCGCGTTACTCTGGCACTATTCTCTGCGGGCCTGGCTACATTTGCCCTGCTTTACTGCGTGCAGCCGATTTTGCCGGTTCTGTCCCACGAATTTAATGTCTCACCTGCAACCAGTAGCATTTCGCTATCAATCTCGACGGGATTTATGGCCGTGGGTTTATTATTTACCGGACCGATATCTGATGCAGTTGGCCGTAAACCGGTAATGGTGACAGCTCTGTTGCTGGCCGCTATTTGCACGCTGTTATCTACTTTAACTACAAGCTGGCACGCCATTCTAATAATGCGCGCATTGACAGGGCTTGCGTTGTCTGGCGTAGCGGCCGTTGGCATGACTTATCTGAGTGAAGAGATGCACCATGGTGTAGTTGCATTTGCAATGGGGCTTTATATTAGCGGCAACTCAATTGGTGGAATGAGCGGGCGATTACTTGCCGGGGTAATAACTGACTATTTTAGCTGGCGAGTTGCTTTGGGTGCGATTGGCTGTTTCTCTTTGGCATCTGCACTGATGTTTTGGAAAATTTTGCCGCCTTCACGCCATTTTCGACCTATATCACTTCGTCCACACACCTTGCTGATAAATTTCCGTCTGCACTGGCGCGATAAAGGCCTGCCGTGGCTTTTTGCTGAAGGCTTCTTGCTGATGGGTGCCTTTGTGACGTTGTTTAATTACATAGGCTATCGCCTGGTCCAGTCACCGTGGCAGCTAAGCCAGGCCGTGGTCGGTTTATTGTCTTTAGCCTACCTGACCGGGACGTGGAGTTCACCAAAAGCAGGAGCCCTAAGCGTACGCTTTGGGCGCGGCCCGATAATGCTGATGTTTATCCTGGTGATGCTAAGCGGCCTTATAATCACCCTAAGCTCTTCACTGTGGATGATTTTCCTGGGAATGCTGCTATTTACCGCCGGTTTTTTTGCCGCTCATTCTGTTGCCAGTAGCTGGATAGGGCCACGAGCCCGACGTGCTAAAGGCCAGGCATCCTCACTTTATCTATTTAGTTATTACCTGGGCTCCAGCGTAGCAGGCACTCTGGGCGGCGTGTTCTGGCACAACTATGGCTGGCCTGGCGTTAGCGCTTTTATTGCCTCGCTGTTAGTCATAGCTCTGATTATTGCTCTGCATCTGCGTCGTCAGGTGAGCTAA
- a CDS encoding LysR family transcriptional regulator, giving the protein MNIELRHMRYFIAVAEELHFGRAAARLNISQPPLSMQIQQLEQQIGAQLLQRTNRSVQLTAAGRQFLQDARQILLQVDAAAARAARLHHGETGELRLGFTSSAPFVPAVSQTLSRFRQQFPDVHIQTREITTRAQIAPLSSGELDIGLMRNTELPDTLSWRLILREPLRVVLPRNHPLAAEAAIRISSLAQQPFVFFDPLVGTGLYDDILALLRQYDVIPVIAQEVGEAMTIIGLVAAGLGVSILPASFERIGLPEIVWRPIIETDAVSELWLVWPRQMEHQAPVQHFIRLMAEALSPVDR; this is encoded by the coding sequence ATGAATATTGAATTGCGTCATATGCGCTATTTCATCGCTGTGGCTGAAGAGTTGCATTTTGGGCGTGCCGCGGCGCGGTTAAATATTTCTCAGCCGCCGCTGAGTATGCAAATCCAACAGTTAGAGCAGCAAATTGGTGCGCAGTTGTTGCAGCGGACTAACCGCAGCGTGCAGCTAACCGCAGCAGGTCGTCAGTTTCTTCAGGATGCCAGGCAGATTTTATTACAAGTGGATGCGGCAGCAGCGAGGGCCGCGCGATTGCACCATGGTGAAACCGGTGAGTTGCGCCTGGGGTTTACTTCTTCTGCCCCTTTTGTTCCGGCGGTGTCCCAGACCCTTTCGCGTTTCCGTCAGCAGTTTCCTGATGTTCATATTCAGACCAGGGAAATTACAACCCGCGCCCAGATTGCCCCTCTCAGTAGCGGCGAACTGGATATTGGCCTGATGCGTAATACTGAACTACCGGATACCTTAAGCTGGCGTCTGATATTGCGTGAGCCTCTACGCGTAGTGCTGCCACGCAATCATCCCTTGGCGGCAGAGGCTGCAATTCGGATTAGCTCACTGGCTCAGCAACCTTTCGTCTTCTTTGATCCTCTGGTGGGCACCGGATTGTATGACGATATTTTGGCTTTGCTCAGGCAGTACGATGTTATTCCCGTTATTGCCCAGGAAGTGGGAGAGGCGATGACAATTATTGGGCTAGTGGCGGCCGGGCTGGGCGTATCTATTTTACCGGCATCATTTGAGCGTATTGGGCTACCTGAGATTGTCTGGCGGCCAATTATCGAAACCGATGCGGTTTCAGAGCTGTGGCTGGTATGGCCCCGGCAAATGGAGCATCAGGCGCCGGTACAACACTTCATCCGGTTAATGGCTGAAGCCCTGTCTCCAGTGGATAGGTAG